One genomic region from Curtobacterium sp. 9128 encodes:
- a CDS encoding rhamnulokinase family protein yields the protein MRSSGGPSIAGGSVAAVDLGATSGRVIVGHVDTDGVRTEHVARFPNGPVTLHEHDREALHWDVVELYQQVTAGLRDAFGRNPDIASIGIDSWAVDYGLLRDGRLLGLPSHYRDDRHEHGVAPVHAAVDSAELYSRNGLQHLPFNTLFQWAADPTLHLADRALLVPDLLGYWLTGVEAAERTNASTTGALNATTRGWDPALRAAAGLPSGLLPTLRDPGDRLGPLLPAVADLVGGSAPVTLVGSHDTASAVVAVPATTGDFAYISSGTWSLVGVELEAPVLSDAARDANCTNEGGVDGRVRFLKNVSGLWLLSESVRTWERGGERIDLEALLASAAAVTAPVPVFDVADESFTPPGDMPARIASWCSEHGLSAPATRAEFVRSILESLAVAYAATLATIATITGKDIRQVHIVGGGSQNRLLCQLTADRTGLPVLAGPVEATALGNILVQARAAGLAGLGGASLEALRTVVARTVEPVRYTPTTERTTTRSTPRRRMSV from the coding sequence ATGCGCAGCAGCGGCGGCCCGAGCATTGCCGGCGGCAGCGTGGCCGCGGTCGACCTCGGCGCCACGAGCGGCCGGGTGATCGTCGGGCACGTCGACACGGACGGCGTGCGGACGGAGCACGTCGCCCGGTTCCCGAACGGCCCCGTCACGCTCCACGAGCACGACCGCGAGGCCCTGCACTGGGACGTGGTCGAGCTGTACCAGCAGGTCACCGCCGGCCTCCGCGACGCGTTCGGCAGGAATCCGGACATCGCGAGCATCGGGATCGACTCGTGGGCGGTCGACTACGGACTCCTCCGCGACGGACGCCTGCTCGGCCTGCCGTCCCACTACCGGGACGACCGGCACGAGCACGGCGTCGCCCCGGTGCACGCAGCGGTCGACTCCGCCGAGCTGTACAGCCGCAACGGGCTGCAGCACCTCCCCTTCAACACGCTGTTCCAGTGGGCGGCGGACCCGACGCTGCACCTCGCCGACCGTGCCCTGCTCGTCCCCGACCTGCTCGGGTACTGGCTCACCGGTGTCGAGGCGGCCGAGCGGACCAACGCATCGACTACCGGGGCGCTCAACGCGACCACCCGTGGGTGGGACCCGGCGTTGCGGGCTGCTGCGGGCCTCCCGTCCGGACTCCTGCCCACGCTCCGCGACCCGGGAGACCGGCTCGGTCCCCTGCTGCCGGCCGTCGCCGACCTGGTCGGCGGCAGCGCACCGGTCACGCTGGTCGGGTCGCACGACACGGCCTCGGCCGTCGTCGCGGTCCCCGCGACGACCGGCGACTTCGCCTACATCTCGAGCGGCACGTGGTCGCTCGTCGGGGTCGAGCTCGAGGCCCCCGTCCTGTCGGACGCGGCCCGCGACGCGAACTGCACCAACGAGGGCGGTGTGGACGGCCGGGTCCGGTTCCTCAAGAACGTGTCAGGACTGTGGTTGCTCTCGGAGAGCGTCCGGACCTGGGAACGTGGCGGCGAGCGCATCGATCTGGAGGCTCTGCTCGCCTCCGCCGCGGCCGTCACCGCCCCGGTCCCCGTCTTCGACGTCGCGGACGAGTCGTTCACGCCCCCCGGCGACATGCCTGCCCGGATCGCCTCCTGGTGCTCCGAGCACGGCCTCTCGGCACCCGCGACGCGGGCGGAGTTCGTCCGGTCGATCCTGGAGTCGTTGGCCGTCGCCTACGCCGCGACGCTGGCGACGATCGCCACGATCACCGGCAAGGACATCCGACAGGTCCACATCGTCGGCGGCGGTTCCCAGAACCGGCTGCTGTGCCAGCTGACGGCCGATCGCACCGGACTGCCGGTTCTGGCGGGTCCGGTCGAGGCGACCGCACTCGGCAACATCCTGGTGCAGGCGCGGGCTGCTGGGCTTGCCGGCCTCGGCGGCGCGTCCCTCGAGGCGCTGCGCACCGTGGTCGCGCGCACGGTCGAGCCCGTTCGATACACCCCGACGACGGAACGAACCACCACCCGATCCACCCCGAGACGTAGGATGTCTGTATGA
- a CDS encoding alpha-hydroxy acid oxidase has product MRRQLPTVHDLAPLMQFKKPDLNARRRRLEQALTIWDLRDIAARRTPRAAFDYTEGAAEAEISLARARQAFEDIEFTPSILRDVSTVSTSREVLGAPVSYPFGIAPTGFTRMMQTEGERAGARAAGRAGIPFSLSTMGTTAIEDVRDANPHGRNWFQLYMWKDREKSMALVSRAEKAGFDTLLVTVDVPVAGARLRDKRNGFSIPPQLSARTVVNAIPRPWWWFDFLTTEPLAFASLDRWSGTVGELLDHMFDPTVTYEDLAWIRDQWKGKVVVKGVQSLADAKRLASMGVDGITLSNHGGRQLDRAPIPFHLLPSVVKEVGNDTEVHLDTGIMSGADIVAAVALGAKFTMVGRAYLYGLMAGGEAGVDRMIQILSEQIERTMRLLGVTSLDELEPGHVTQLARLVPVARP; this is encoded by the coding sequence ATGCGGCGGCAGCTGCCGACCGTGCACGACCTGGCGCCCCTGATGCAGTTCAAGAAGCCCGACCTCAACGCGCGGCGGCGTCGGCTGGAGCAGGCGCTGACGATCTGGGACCTCCGGGACATCGCCGCGCGCCGGACCCCTCGTGCCGCGTTCGACTACACCGAGGGTGCCGCCGAGGCCGAGATCTCGCTGGCGCGGGCACGGCAGGCCTTCGAGGACATCGAGTTCACACCGTCGATCCTCCGGGACGTCTCCACCGTGTCGACTTCGCGCGAGGTACTGGGCGCCCCGGTGTCGTACCCGTTCGGCATCGCACCGACGGGGTTCACCCGGATGATGCAGACCGAGGGCGAGCGCGCGGGGGCCAGGGCCGCCGGACGCGCCGGGATCCCGTTCTCGCTGTCCACGATGGGCACCACCGCGATCGAGGACGTCCGCGACGCCAACCCCCACGGGCGCAACTGGTTCCAGCTGTACATGTGGAAGGACCGCGAGAAGTCGATGGCGCTGGTGTCCCGCGCCGAGAAGGCCGGGTTCGACACGCTGCTCGTCACCGTGGACGTCCCCGTCGCGGGTGCGCGGCTCCGGGACAAGCGCAACGGGTTCTCGATCCCGCCGCAGCTGAGCGCTCGCACGGTGGTCAACGCGATCCCGCGCCCGTGGTGGTGGTTCGACTTCCTCACCACCGAGCCCCTGGCGTTCGCGTCCCTCGATCGCTGGTCCGGCACCGTCGGGGAGCTCCTCGACCACATGTTCGACCCGACCGTCACCTACGAGGACCTGGCGTGGATCCGCGACCAGTGGAAGGGCAAGGTCGTCGTCAAGGGCGTGCAGTCCCTGGCGGACGCGAAGCGCCTGGCGTCCATGGGCGTCGACGGGATCACGCTGTCGAACCACGGCGGACGCCAGCTCGACCGTGCCCCGATCCCGTTCCACCTGCTGCCCTCGGTGGTCAAGGAGGTCGGGAACGACACCGAGGTGCACCTCGACACGGGCATCATGTCCGGCGCGGACATCGTCGCGGCCGTCGCGCTCGGGGCGAAGTTCACGATGGTCGGTCGGGCGTACCTCTACGGGCTGATGGCCGGGGGCGAGGCCGGGGTCGATCGGATGATCCAGATCCTGTCGGAGCAGATCGAGCGCACCATGCGGCTGCTCGGGGTCACGTCGCTCGACGAGCTCGAGCCAGGTCACGTCACGCAGCTCGCCCGCCTGGTGCCGGTCGCTCGTCCCTAG
- a CDS encoding ATP-binding cassette domain-containing protein, which yields MAGASISVQDFVMRFGDRTVVDGLSFDVAPGETFGLLGSNGSGKTTTIRALLGITSPSAGTLTIDGRQYRPATGGIGYLPEERGLYRKESVIDVMTYFAALRGMARSASTAWSMEYLARVGLADKAKLRIDKLSGGQQQKVQLGITIMDRPRLLILDEPTKGLDPVNRRLLLDLVDERKADGATVILVTHHMDEVERLCDRILLLKDGTAAAYGTIPEVQDAFGGAVAKVSLDGAVPTSPLYKLARHEGHVAYLVPSSSAATDGSDILSSLVGAGVHVTGFEMRRIPLDEIFVQVYGHDAGADERAAGGMR from the coding sequence ATGGCCGGGGCGAGCATCAGCGTGCAGGACTTCGTCATGCGCTTCGGGGACCGTACCGTCGTGGACGGGTTGTCGTTCGACGTCGCGCCCGGGGAGACGTTCGGGCTCCTCGGCAGCAACGGGTCCGGCAAGACGACGACGATCCGGGCGCTCCTTGGCATCACGTCGCCGTCGGCCGGCACGCTGACGATCGACGGACGGCAGTACCGGCCGGCGACCGGCGGCATCGGGTACCTGCCCGAGGAGCGTGGGCTGTACCGGAAGGAGTCCGTCATCGACGTGATGACGTACTTCGCGGCACTCCGTGGCATGGCGCGCTCGGCGTCCACCGCGTGGTCGATGGAGTACCTGGCGCGGGTCGGGCTCGCGGACAAGGCGAAGCTCCGGATCGACAAGCTCTCGGGCGGCCAGCAGCAGAAGGTCCAGCTCGGGATCACGATCATGGACCGGCCGCGGCTGCTCATCCTCGACGAGCCGACCAAGGGCCTCGACCCGGTGAACCGCAGGCTCCTGCTCGACCTGGTCGACGAGCGGAAGGCCGACGGCGCCACCGTGATCCTGGTCACGCACCACATGGACGAGGTCGAACGGCTCTGCGACCGGATCCTGCTCCTGAAGGACGGCACCGCGGCCGCGTACGGCACGATCCCCGAGGTGCAGGACGCCTTCGGGGGTGCCGTCGCGAAGGTGTCGCTCGACGGAGCGGTGCCGACGTCGCCGCTCTACAAGCTCGCACGGCACGAGGGCCACGTCGCGTACCTGGTGCCGTCGTCCTCGGCAGCCACGGACGGGTCGGACATCCTGTCGTCGCTCGTCGGAGCCGGGGTGCACGTCACGGGCTTCGAGATGCGGAGGATCCCGCTCGACGAGATCTTCGTGCAGGTGTACGGCCACGACGCCGGCGCGGACGAGCGCGCCGCAGGGGGAATGCGATGA